The proteins below are encoded in one region of Sulfolobus islandicus Y.N.15.51:
- a CDS encoding LamG-like jellyroll fold domain-containing protein has protein sequence MIDVSEGNSSVNLDRRKFLFLTSSAILFSTPATLLITAKDRKEIAKAQTSSSSIYPYIAIVEGDPSNGYNVLTNSGVIFNGSCTDGSGTCGIYEAIQYLQNNYGQGEVVLLGKFYPIKSPITSPPNNIEITGSGMICINPGSAPMFISLLPIISNEIKILWYTNTGIINKILTKRRSFSLLPYVLFTGTIQSLLFANGDQALGTPSQFTISAWIFGKPSGYTGYILSYGSLEDGEAWGIRASSNDIIFEGTTGSISAPFPSNIPFHLVVTYSNGQAAIYINGNQVASGSISVNYPNRTYLWINNFPIHSQQGGLNVGSWYSIIENIQFYTTVLSSSQISTLSSSIAQDPVTIPVFWSLYRYLMYLGDLITGIGFQRMGALFYGGVT, from the coding sequence GTGATTGATGTGAGTGAAGGAAATAGCTCAGTTAATTTAGACCGAAGGAAATTTCTTTTTCTAACATCCTCAGCAATTTTATTTAGCACTCCTGCTACTTTATTAATTACAGCTAAAGATAGGAAGGAAATAGCTAAAGCTCAAACTTCATCATCATCTATCTATCCTTATATCGCAATTGTAGAAGGTGATCCTAGTAATGGATATAATGTTTTAACAAATTCTGGTGTAATCTTTAACGGAAGCTGTACAGATGGTTCTGGTACATGCGGAATATATGAGGCTATTCAATATCTGCAAAATAATTACGGTCAAGGGGAAGTAGTTCTTCTTGGAAAATTTTATCCAATAAAATCCCCTATAACTTCTCCGCCTAATAACATTGAAATTACTGGAAGCGGAATGATTTGTATAAATCCTGGTAGTGCTCCTATGTTTATTTCTCTTTTGCCAATAATTAGTAATGAAATTAAAATACTTTGGTACACTAATACTGGTATTATCAATAAAATTTTAACCAAGAGAAGGTCATTTTCTTTACTGCCTTATGTATTATTTACAGGAACTATTCAATCACTCCTATTTGCTAATGGTGATCAAGCTTTAGGTACCCCTTCACAATTCACTATTTCAGCATGGATTTTTGGCAAACCTAGCGGATATACTGGATATATATTGTCTTATGGTTCGTTAGAAGATGGAGAAGCTTGGGGTATAAGAGCAAGTAGTAATGATATAATATTCGAAGGTACTACCGGTTCGATATCTGCACCTTTTCCATCAAATATTCCCTTCCATTTAGTGGTAACATATAGTAATGGTCAAGCAGCAATTTATATTAACGGCAATCAAGTAGCATCGGGGTCAATAAGTGTAAATTATCCTAATCGCACATATTTATGGATAAATAATTTCCCTATTCATAGCCAACAAGGTGGACTTAATGTAGGATCTTGGTATTCTATAATAGAGAACATACAATTCTATACTACGGTTCTATCATCCTCCCAGATTTCGACCCTTTCCTCGTCCATAGCACAAGATCCGGTAACTATACCAGTTTTCTGGAGTTTATATAGATATTTAATGTATTTAGGCGATTTAATTACTGGAATAGGTTTCCAAAGAATGGGAGCTCTATTTTATGGTGGGGTGACTTAA
- a CDS encoding phospholipase C — protein MIKILAKTYIKWLRIIPNMKKSKAVLRLSVFVVTFIILQTIASLHSISMKSVTATPIKHVVIIILENHSFDNFFGTYPFGNPPIYNNITDSLMRPVGLNFGVKIALDNGKYTSPYYVDSVILLDPTEGFSAYHKDWNFGAMNGFVEGSGTQSLAYVSYKQIPLLWDYAEEYVLADDYFSPSLESTQPNRVNYLTGFSTNITSDSFIINVIPFSYTIMYQLSQYNISWAYFDYGYQQGQKLPPFPLEVFSGANGYSDHFFNTSVFLQDLKQCTLPSISWLMFTGGGGSDYHYVYDMHPPFNLTIGQINLAYFINAIMESKYWNSTVIFITFDEGGGFYDQVPPPIIPTYGIGYDKFLNSLGIYNYTILGQRIPLLIISPYAKEGWIDNYTMSGYTLLAFLDYNWHIPFLNKIVANSDVQGLLQAFNFSQIPRKPIILTPNNWTYPIPLQYPIHYGYTATVHNNYTNYLLLYNKGLINNTVLSYIMQFSENSSFKYNTSIYNYTQTTIYYTTSYSSQPLPSISIGISSNELVDIFLVLLIAIVVIIIYYTISRKKL, from the coding sequence TTGATAAAAATTCTAGCAAAAACATATATTAAGTGGTTAAGAATTATACCTAATATGAAGAAGAGTAAAGCAGTCTTAAGATTATCAGTCTTTGTGGTTACTTTCATTATCTTACAAACGATTGCTTCTTTGCACTCTATCTCCATGAAGTCAGTAACTGCTACTCCAATAAAACACGTTGTAATTATTATCCTTGAGAATCACTCATTTGATAATTTTTTTGGAACTTACCCTTTCGGAAATCCTCCTATATATAATAATATAACGGATTCGCTAATGAGGCCAGTAGGACTTAATTTTGGTGTTAAAATTGCCCTTGATAATGGTAAATATACAAGCCCATATTACGTTGACTCAGTGATCTTATTGGATCCTACTGAAGGATTTAGTGCATATCACAAGGACTGGAATTTCGGTGCAATGAATGGTTTTGTTGAGGGATCTGGTACTCAATCTTTAGCTTATGTCTCATATAAACAAATTCCTCTCCTTTGGGATTACGCAGAAGAATATGTCCTAGCTGATGATTATTTCTCACCTTCTTTAGAGTCGACACAGCCTAACAGAGTGAATTATTTAACAGGGTTTTCCACTAATATTACAAGTGATAGTTTTATTATTAATGTTATACCATTTAGTTATACAATTATGTATCAGCTGTCTCAATATAATATTTCTTGGGCTTATTTCGATTATGGTTATCAACAAGGGCAAAAATTACCGCCTTTTCCATTAGAAGTATTTAGCGGAGCCAATGGATATAGTGATCATTTCTTTAATACTAGCGTTTTCTTGCAAGATCTTAAGCAATGTACCTTACCTTCTATTTCTTGGCTTATGTTTACTGGCGGTGGTGGAAGCGATTATCATTATGTTTATGACATGCACCCACCATTTAACCTCACTATAGGTCAAATTAATTTAGCTTACTTTATTAACGCTATAATGGAAAGTAAGTATTGGAATTCTACTGTAATTTTCATAACTTTTGATGAGGGAGGAGGATTTTATGATCAAGTTCCTCCTCCAATAATTCCCACATATGGAATAGGATATGATAAATTTCTAAATAGTCTAGGAATTTATAATTATACTATATTAGGACAGAGGATTCCACTACTTATAATTTCTCCTTATGCTAAAGAAGGCTGGATTGACAATTATACTATGTCTGGATATACTTTGTTAGCGTTTTTAGATTATAATTGGCATATACCATTTCTTAATAAGATAGTTGCAAATAGCGATGTTCAAGGTTTACTTCAAGCCTTCAATTTTTCTCAAATTCCTAGAAAGCCTATAATTTTAACTCCTAATAACTGGACTTATCCTATACCTTTGCAATATCCAATACATTATGGATACACAGCTACTGTTCATAATAATTATACTAATTACCTATTATTATATAATAAAGGATTAATAAATAATACAGTTTTAAGCTATATAATGCAATTTTCTGAAAATAGTTCATTCAAATATAATACAAGTATATATAATTATACTCAAACAACTATTTATTACACAACATCATATTCATCACAACCTTTACCCTCAATCTCAATTGGCATAAGTTCAAACGAACTTGTAGATATCTTCTTAGTTTTGCTTATAGCGATAGTAGTAATAATAATTTATTATACCATTTCTAGGAAAAAACTATAA